From Sporosarcina sp. Marseille-Q4943, the proteins below share one genomic window:
- a CDS encoding cytosine permease, which produces MEQTNLQDETKEEVVRDYSLDRVPREERKAGWLSITNITFGIATAIFYFQMGSVMALQFGAPNALLSAGYAIIVAGILGTVIVYLSAKTGMNVNLLSRGGGFGYIGASLTSLIYASNFIMYCAFEGLILISAVHHFLPSFPKWILILVFGLIVIPLNWFGIQQLDKLQKWSLPIFILFLITAIVVSFIKPAIYTGPVFSYMPEGVQLGGTALLFCIGMHNGIMGLTALLASDYARFLRPKDIKIGSLAIGFIPQIFCYGVMGGLGIWFGVRYLESDPGVYIVLLLGIGGALFTMLTQLRINVTNIYSSSLSLSNFFENIFRFTPGRRFWVVVSALTAIALMLGGIVDHLATVMTFQGVFLFAWASILVTDALVVKKWLKIGPNYYVATQEYLYKWNPVGVVSLLISSVLGTVAALGYMGLFLQSTAAFFAAVLAAILTVIVAIITKGQYYLVSEPPHIVEEDKLKR; this is translated from the coding sequence GTGAGGAACGAAAGGCTGGCTGGCTTAGCATTACGAACATAACGTTTGGTATCGCTACAGCGATTTTTTACTTTCAGATGGGAAGTGTGATGGCTCTGCAATTCGGAGCTCCCAATGCTCTTCTATCCGCAGGATACGCGATTATCGTGGCAGGAATACTCGGTACAGTCATTGTGTATTTATCGGCGAAAACCGGCATGAATGTGAACCTCCTATCTAGGGGCGGCGGCTTTGGCTATATTGGAGCATCGTTGACATCACTCATTTACGCATCGAATTTTATTATGTATTGTGCCTTCGAAGGCCTGATTCTCATATCGGCTGTACATCATTTTTTACCTTCCTTTCCGAAATGGATTTTAATCCTCGTATTTGGACTCATTGTTATTCCTCTTAACTGGTTTGGAATTCAACAACTGGACAAGCTGCAAAAATGGTCATTGCCTATTTTTATCCTCTTTTTGATCACTGCAATTGTCGTTTCTTTTATCAAACCTGCTATTTACACAGGTCCTGTTTTCTCTTACATGCCAGAAGGAGTCCAGCTCGGCGGAACCGCGCTGCTGTTCTGTATCGGCATGCATAATGGGATTATGGGCTTAACCGCTCTTCTCGCTTCTGATTATGCCCGCTTTTTACGCCCTAAAGATATTAAAATCGGATCTTTAGCAATCGGGTTCATTCCTCAAATCTTTTGTTATGGCGTTATGGGAGGATTAGGCATCTGGTTCGGCGTCCGTTATTTAGAGTCAGATCCAGGCGTTTATATTGTACTGCTGCTAGGAATCGGTGGTGCGTTATTTACCATGTTGACGCAATTACGTATTAATGTCACAAATATTTATAGTAGTTCACTCTCCTTGTCAAACTTCTTTGAAAATATCTTCCGTTTCACCCCCGGCCGACGATTTTGGGTCGTTGTCTCCGCATTGACGGCGATTGCTTTAATGCTCGGCGGTATTGTAGACCACCTCGCAACGGTCATGACATTCCAAGGTGTCTTCCTATTTGCATGGGCGTCCATCTTGGTGACGGATGCGCTAGTCGTAAAAAAATGGTTGAAAATCGGACCGAATTATTATGTTGCGACACAAGAATATTTATATAAGTGGAATCCTGTCGGCGTTGTTTCCCTTCTTATTTCCAGTGTACTCGGCACAGTTGCCGCACTTGGTTATATGGGATTGTTCCTCCAATCGACAGCTGCGTTTTTCGCCGCAGTGCTTGCCGCTATTTTGACGGTCATCGTTGCGATCATAACGAAAGGCCAGTATTATTTGGTAAGCGAACCACCTCATATTGTCGAAGAGGACAAACTGAAACGATGA